The following coding sequences lie in one Desulfitibacter alkalitolerans DSM 16504 genomic window:
- a CDS encoding Uma2 family endonuclease, which translates to MKKDKTAKSHDFIREQPVTYEDYANMPDEGIRYEINNGQLEAMTPSPNAIHQFVVQQIEYRMMQNCSQDFIVLSAPIDLILSETEVRQPDLVMIHRNRLSIITKRGIEGPPDLIVEVLSPFSAKRDRQQKIITYAKYHIPEYWIVDVNNELIEQYLLTNGQYELFEIYKQNEPVHSGQITCISFTMNGIMSSIPELPNF; encoded by the coding sequence ATGAAAAAGGACAAAACTGCGAAATCCCATGACTTTATTAGAGAACAACCCGTGACCTACGAGGATTATGCGAATATGCCAGACGAAGGAATCCGCTATGAAATAAACAATGGACAGCTAGAGGCCATGACACCGAGTCCAAATGCTATACATCAGTTTGTCGTCCAACAAATCGAGTACCGTATGATGCAGAATTGTTCACAGGATTTTATTGTATTATCGGCTCCAATTGACCTGATACTATCGGAGACAGAGGTGCGTCAGCCGGATCTAGTAATGATCCACCGTAATAGGCTTTCAATTATCACCAAACGTGGTATTGAAGGACCACCTGACCTAATAGTTGAAGTTCTTTCACCCTTTTCGGCCAAGCGCGATCGGCAGCAAAAAATAATCACCTATGCAAAATACCATATTCCAGAATACTGGATTGTAGATGTCAATAATGAGCTCATTGAACAATACCTCTTGACTAATGGGCAGTATGAGCTATTTGAGATATATAAGCAAAACGAACCAGTTCATTCGGGGCAAATTACCTGTATTTCTTTTACAATGAACGGGATTATGAGTAGTATTCCTGAACTGCCAAATTTCTAG
- a CDS encoding acetyl-CoA carboxylase biotin carboxylase subunit → MEREIKKVLVANRGVPAVRIMHTCRDLKIKTTAVYSTPDRLSQHVHMADSAVHIGDAPPGDSYLNIDRIIDAALKTGSDAVHPGWGFLAENDVFAKRVMDAGLTWIGPPADVIRAMGDKIESKKIAASVGIPVIPGADDLTTVEEIIQWMEREKVEFPIMIKASAGGGGKGMLKVENHEQIGTALSQVRSEAMKSFGDDRVLVEKYIERGRHIEVQIVADEYGNVVHLYERECTIQRRNQKIIEETPSPSLDTGLRREFCNAAVRLMQKIGYVSAGTVEFLFDAPNRKFYFLEVNTRLQVEHGITELTTGLDIVGIMIDVAQKKPLPFMQQDIVPNRWSLEVRLNAEDPRQFSPSFGTITRLHSPQGPAVRISPGVYEGAEIPPYYDSLVMLIMATGADRRDAIRVMDRAISKNLRVEGVKTLAPLLLSIIRHPKFIEGEFSTRFIEEHMEELVSKFIEKDSEDEMLKVARYVAEVSALGTPKWI, encoded by the coding sequence ATGGAAAGAGAAATTAAAAAAGTGTTGGTTGCAAACCGGGGTGTGCCAGCAGTAAGAATCATGCATACCTGCCGTGATCTCAAAATAAAAACTACTGCTGTTTACAGTACACCTGATAGACTATCGCAGCATGTGCATATGGCTGATTCGGCAGTTCATATTGGTGATGCTCCACCAGGTGATTCATATTTAAATATTGATAGAATAATAGATGCTGCACTAAAGACTGGCTCAGATGCGGTACACCCAGGCTGGGGTTTTCTTGCTGAAAATGACGTCTTTGCAAAGCGAGTAATGGATGCGGGCTTAACCTGGATTGGCCCACCAGCTGATGTAATTAGAGCCATGGGAGATAAAATTGAATCTAAGAAAATCGCTGCATCAGTAGGCATACCTGTTATTCCCGGAGCTGATGACCTTACAACTGTTGAGGAAATAATTCAATGGATGGAAAGAGAGAAGGTTGAATTTCCCATTATGATAAAGGCTTCTGCCGGTGGCGGAGGGAAGGGAATGCTAAAGGTTGAGAACCATGAGCAGATTGGGACAGCTCTTTCACAGGTCCGCTCTGAGGCCATGAAGTCCTTTGGGGATGATAGGGTTCTAGTAGAAAAATACATTGAGCGGGGACGTCATATTGAGGTGCAAATTGTGGCTGATGAATATGGTAATGTAGTACATCTATATGAGCGTGAATGCACCATTCAGCGCCGCAACCAAAAGATTATTGAAGAGACCCCATCTCCGTCATTAGACACTGGATTAAGAAGGGAATTTTGTAACGCTGCGGTTAGACTCATGCAAAAAATTGGATATGTATCTGCAGGCACTGTTGAATTCTTATTTGACGCACCAAACAGGAAGTTTTACTTTTTAGAAGTAAATACAAGACTTCAAGTGGAGCACGGCATCACCGAGCTTACAACTGGTTTAGACATTGTAGGCATCATGATAGACGTAGCTCAGAAAAAACCCTTGCCATTTATGCAGCAGGACATAGTTCCAAATAGGTGGTCATTAGAAGTCCGATTAAATGCCGAAGATCCTCGCCAGTTTAGCCCATCCTTTGGCACTATTACACGACTGCATTCACCCCAGGGGCCGGCGGTTAGAATATCGCCAGGCGTTTATGAAGGAGCAGAGATACCACCATATTATGACTCCTTGGTTATGCTTATTATGGCTACTGGTGCTGATCGTAGGGATGCCATAAGGGTTATGGATAGAGCTATCAGTAAAAACCTTAGGGTTGAAGGGGTTAAGACACTGGCACCACTGCTTTTAAGTATAATAAGGCATCCTAAATTTATTGAAGGTGAATTCTCTACACGTTTTATAGAAGAACATATGGAGGAGCTTGTCTCCAAATTTATTGAAAAAGATAGTGAAGACGAAATGCTTAAAGTGGCCAGATATGTAGCTGAAGTATCAGCATTAGGCACTCCAAAATGGATATGA
- the htpG gene encoding molecular chaperone HtpG, with protein sequence MAVKEFQAEAKRLLDLMINSIYTHKEIFLRELISNASDAIDKIYYKALTDDSVTFNKDDYYIKVAVDKDNRLLKVSDTGIGMTKEEFEENLGVIAKSGSLSFKKENEIKDGYDIIGQFGVGFYSAFMVSDVVTVISKAFGSHEAYKWESKGAEGYTIEPYVREVTGTEVILKIKENTEDENFERFLDEYELKSIIKKYSDFIRYPIKMDITRKRPKENNKEEFEEYTEEQIVNSMVPIWKKNKNELSKEDYESFYFEKRYGFDKPVKHIHISAEGTISYKAVLFIPEKIPFDYYTKEYEKGLELYSNGVLIMNRCADLLPDYFSFVKGMVDSEDLSLNISREMLQHDRQLKLIAKNIKAKIKSELENLLKNEREKYEEFYKSFGRQLKYGIYSDFGMNKDVLQDLLMFYSSKEKKLVTLDEYVSRMPEEQKYIYYASGESIEKIEKMPQTELVADKGYEILYFTDDIDEFAVRILINYKDKEFKSVSSGDLGIETDETKDASDTDNNKKEMFEQMKSILSDKVKDVRASKRLKTHPVCLANEGEVTIEMEKILKSIPNNPEIKADKILEININHDVFKALQGTYETDKDKFKLYTNVLYNQALLIEGLPIEDPIEFTNNICKIMQE encoded by the coding sequence ATGGCAGTAAAGGAATTTCAAGCAGAAGCAAAAAGGTTGTTGGATCTGATGATTAACTCTATTTATACCCATAAGGAAATTTTTTTGAGGGAACTAATTTCCAATGCTAGTGATGCAATTGATAAGATTTATTACAAAGCGTTAACCGATGATTCCGTTACCTTTAACAAAGATGATTATTATATAAAAGTGGCAGTTGATAAAGATAATCGCCTTTTAAAGGTTTCCGATACTGGTATTGGAATGACAAAGGAGGAGTTTGAGGAGAATTTAGGGGTTATTGCAAAAAGTGGATCTCTATCATTTAAAAAAGAAAATGAAATCAAAGATGGTTATGACATCATAGGGCAGTTTGGAGTTGGATTTTATTCAGCATTTATGGTATCTGATGTAGTCACTGTCATCAGCAAAGCATTTGGCAGCCATGAAGCCTATAAGTGGGAATCCAAGGGTGCAGAGGGGTATACCATTGAGCCTTATGTAAGGGAAGTAACCGGCACAGAGGTTATACTTAAAATCAAAGAGAATACTGAGGATGAAAACTTTGAAAGGTTTTTGGATGAATATGAATTAAAATCCATTATAAAAAAGTACTCAGATTTTATACGTTATCCAATTAAAATGGATATTACCAGGAAAAGACCTAAGGAAAATAACAAAGAGGAATTTGAGGAATACACAGAGGAACAAATTGTTAATAGTATGGTACCAATCTGGAAAAAGAATAAAAATGAACTAAGCAAAGAGGATTATGAAAGCTTCTATTTTGAAAAAAGGTATGGATTTGATAAACCAGTAAAGCATATTCATATAAGTGCTGAAGGTACTATAAGCTATAAAGCTGTTCTATTTATACCAGAAAAAATACCCTTTGATTATTATACAAAAGAATATGAAAAAGGCCTGGAGTTATATTCAAATGGTGTTTTAATAATGAACAGGTGTGCTGACCTTCTACCAGACTACTTTAGCTTTGTAAAGGGAATGGTGGATTCTGAGGATTTATCTCTTAACATATCAAGAGAAATGCTCCAACATGATAGGCAGCTAAAATTAATTGCAAAAAACATAAAAGCAAAAATAAAAAGTGAGCTGGAAAATCTGCTTAAAAATGAAAGAGAGAAGTATGAGGAATTCTATAAATCCTTTGGCAGGCAGTTAAAATATGGAATATATAGTGACTTTGGAATGAATAAGGATGTTTTGCAAGACCTGCTAATGTTCTATTCTTCAAAAGAAAAAAAGCTAGTCACTTTAGATGAGTATGTGTCTAGAATGCCAGAAGAACAGAAATATATTTATTATGCGTCTGGGGAATCCATTGAAAAAATAGAGAAAATGCCTCAAACAGAGCTGGTTGCTGATAAGGGCTATGAAATACTATACTTTACAGATGATATTGACGAATTTGCAGTTAGAATTCTTATTAATTATAAAGATAAGGAATTCAAATCTGTATCCAGTGGTGACCTGGGTATAGAAACAGATGAAACCAAAGACGCTTCTGACACAGATAATAATAAAAAAGAAATGTTTGAGCAAATGAAGAGCATATTATCTGACAAGGTTAAGGATGTCAGAGCATCAAAAAGACTAAAAACTCATCCTGTCTGTTTAGCAAACGAGGGCGAGGTTACCATTGAAATGGAAAAAATCTTAAAGTCAATACCTAACAATCCAGAAATAAAAGCAGACAAAATTTTAGAGATCAATATAAATCATGATGTGTTTAAAGCACTGCAGGGAACGTATGAAACTGATAAAGATAAGTTTAAGCTATATACTAATGTGCTTTATAACCAAGCATTACTTATTGAAGGTTTACCAATCGAAGATCCAATAGAATTTACAAACAATATTTGTAAAATTATGCAAGAATAA
- a CDS encoding DMT family transporter, with product MKIGKTLPYLLLVLATMLWGGNFVIGRAISGQVPPLTLAFLRWVVAVVIFLPLAWQEIGANKQEIKKCWKALVLMGLTGVAGFNTLVYVGLHYTSSINASLVNTITPLIILLLSYFLLKEPLLYNQLLGLILSISGVFLILSKGSLDVLISLSFNVGDLIVFIAVLLWGVYSIIIKYNSGRIPLYSSLAIPMVIGMFTLLPFSLWELFIAGQKVIWSMPSIAAIVYVGIFASIVAFLSWNKAVSLIGPGKAGIFLSLIPLFTTIFAIAFIGETLKWYQMVGGVLAVAGIYLATRIQTASHIKDSAF from the coding sequence ATGAAAATAGGTAAAACTTTACCTTATCTTTTGCTAGTTTTAGCTACAATGCTTTGGGGTGGCAATTTTGTTATTGGCAGGGCTATTTCAGGCCAGGTACCTCCTTTGACACTGGCTTTCTTACGGTGGGTCGTGGCTGTAGTAATTTTTTTGCCACTAGCCTGGCAAGAAATAGGTGCTAATAAGCAGGAGATCAAAAAATGCTGGAAGGCTTTAGTATTAATGGGACTTACAGGGGTAGCCGGTTTTAACACATTAGTTTATGTTGGTCTGCATTATACCTCATCCATAAACGCTTCACTTGTAAATACAATTACACCGTTAATCATACTTTTACTCTCATATTTTCTTTTAAAGGAGCCATTGCTGTACAACCAACTACTTGGGCTGATTTTATCCATATCAGGAGTTTTTCTAATACTATCAAAGGGCTCTTTAGATGTATTAATTAGTTTATCTTTTAATGTTGGAGATTTAATAGTTTTTATTGCAGTACTTTTATGGGGTGTGTACTCAATTATCATCAAGTATAATAGTGGCCGAATTCCACTTTACAGTTCCCTGGCAATTCCCATGGTTATTGGTATGTTTACTTTACTGCCCTTTTCTTTATGGGAGCTGTTTATTGCCGGACAAAAGGTTATATGGTCCATGCCTTCCATAGCAGCTATTGTCTATGTGGGTATTTTTGCATCAATAGTTGCCTTTTTATCCTGGAATAAAGCTGTTAGTTTAATTGGTCCTGGAAAAGCAGGTATATTCCTAAGCCTAATCCCCTTATTTACCACTATTTTTGCTATTGCTTTCATTGGGGAAACTTTAAAATGGTATCAAATGGTTGGTGGTGTATTAGCTGTCGCAGGTATTTACCTGGCTACCCGTATCCAAACAGCAAGCCATATAAAGGACTCTGCTTTTTAA
- a CDS encoding biotin/lipoyl-containing protein: MKDYIFVEPGMTPKQIVNGIRSLDGVCLTSTSMRDAGQSDYKNRHRSYDLNTLAPYYNRMGLLSVECHGGARWHVGIMNRRESPFEEIDQLRKKMPRVLLQTLIRETNLWGYRPYPPNIIKYVAANVDIDVWRCFSFLNDVRNMRTLAEEVIKRGRLFEPTICFTQSDWATNSYYLKVVDDIVALCAGTDEIILCIKDMAGVGSPQRISSLIDTIKQKYPDLVIQYHRHTTDGLAVPALVAAAQAGAKALDVQEDSLTRFYGQPPILAVRALLEEAGVPVNLNLEAAQAAVHKVRDWIGEYNWAESPFKGLDYTVVDHKMPGGAFPSSFEQAGKGGFLHLMPEILNMMSLYNKIIKYMDVTPGSQITWVTCSGIINKYEKEKGEAGVKHIIQLVTKFIEEKNQDINAMNKQEQEELYQLFRQTTGDFKNLILGKYGKLPVGWPADWVYKSTFGDEWQEHIQSRSELSPLDLMEDEDLEKIKKELAAALGRSPDEEEFILYLMHPKDTLDFIQFREKYGEAPLVLPTAVWREGLLKPGCKVEFDFWGKPCTIELVSVGSEHEGYIHVVMRVNNQTRVYSIKTPRAKVVEIRMAKGPEEVGAPLNGNLWRIGNPKRGTLKVGDLVHQGEEIANIEAMKMENSVKAPFDGQLIEIHGKLNDIVKEGQLLFVIGKANKEVNKEMLELSTT; this comes from the coding sequence ATGAAGGATTATATTTTTGTTGAACCAGGAATGACACCCAAGCAGATTGTCAATGGAATTAGGTCTTTAGATGGTGTTTGTTTGACCTCAACTTCTATGAGAGACGCTGGGCAATCAGACTATAAAAATAGACATCGCAGCTATGACCTAAATACCCTTGCACCCTATTATAACAGGATGGGCTTGTTAAGTGTGGAATGCCATGGAGGGGCAAGGTGGCATGTTGGGATAATGAACAGAAGAGAAAGCCCCTTTGAAGAAATAGACCAACTAAGGAAAAAGATGCCGAGGGTGCTCCTTCAAACACTAATAAGAGAAACCAACCTATGGGGTTACAGACCCTACCCACCAAACATTATAAAATATGTTGCTGCTAATGTGGATATTGATGTATGGAGATGTTTTTCCTTTCTTAATGACGTTCGAAATATGCGAACACTGGCAGAGGAAGTTATAAAAAGAGGCAGGCTGTTTGAGCCAACCATATGCTTTACCCAATCAGATTGGGCTACAAACAGCTACTATCTTAAAGTAGTAGATGATATTGTTGCACTCTGTGCAGGTACTGACGAGATTATTTTATGTATTAAGGATATGGCCGGGGTTGGCAGTCCGCAGCGGATAAGCAGTTTAATCGATACCATTAAACAAAAGTATCCTGATCTGGTAATACAATATCATAGACATACAACTGATGGTTTGGCAGTTCCTGCATTAGTAGCAGCGGCTCAAGCTGGAGCAAAGGCTCTTGATGTTCAAGAGGATTCATTAACCCGTTTTTATGGGCAGCCACCAATTTTAGCAGTTAGAGCATTATTAGAGGAAGCAGGAGTCCCAGTAAACCTTAATTTAGAAGCGGCCCAGGCAGCAGTCCACAAGGTACGAGATTGGATTGGTGAATATAATTGGGCAGAATCACCTTTTAAGGGCCTTGATTATACTGTAGTTGACCACAAAATGCCGGGGGGTGCATTTCCTAGTTCTTTTGAGCAGGCTGGGAAAGGCGGATTTCTCCATCTCATGCCGGAAATTTTAAACATGATGTCTTTATATAATAAAATTATAAAGTACATGGATGTTACACCTGGTTCCCAAATAACCTGGGTAACCTGCAGCGGCATTATTAATAAATATGAAAAGGAAAAGGGTGAAGCTGGAGTTAAGCATATTATTCAGCTTGTTACAAAGTTTATAGAAGAAAAGAACCAAGATATTAATGCCATGAATAAACAAGAACAGGAGGAGCTTTATCAGCTTTTCAGACAAACCACAGGTGACTTTAAGAATCTTATCCTTGGCAAATATGGTAAATTACCAGTAGGATGGCCTGCTGATTGGGTTTATAAGAGTACCTTTGGTGATGAGTGGCAGGAGCATATTCAAAGCCGCAGTGAGCTTTCTCCCTTGGATTTAATGGAAGATGAAGATTTGGAAAAAATTAAAAAAGAGCTGGCTGCTGCGCTGGGCAGAAGCCCTGATGAAGAAGAATTTATTCTATATCTCATGCATCCTAAAGATACCTTGGATTTCATTCAATTCAGAGAAAAATATGGGGAGGCTCCCTTGGTACTGCCAACAGCTGTGTGGCGGGAAGGTTTACTAAAGCCTGGCTGCAAAGTAGAATTTGATTTTTGGGGAAAACCCTGCACTATAGAGCTAGTTTCTGTAGGCAGCGAACATGAAGGGTATATCCATGTTGTGATGAGGGTAAATAATCAGACCAGAGTATATTCCATTAAGACTCCAAGGGCAAAGGTTGTGGAAATAAGGATGGCTAAGGGTCCTGAGGAGGTTGGGGCACCATTAAATGGCAACCTTTGGCGGATCGGTAATCCCAAGAGGGGCACCCTAAAAGTCGGTGACTTAGTACATCAGGGAGAAGAAATAGCTAATATTGAAGCCATGAAGATGGAAAACTCTGTAAAGGCTCCTTTTGATGGGCAATTGATTGAAATTCATGGAAAGCTTAATGATATTGTTAAAGAAGGACAGCTGCTGTTTGTTATTGGAAAAGCGAATAAAGAAGTAAATAAAGAAATGCTAGAGCTTAGTACTACCTAA